The following coding sequences are from one Oscillatoria sp. FACHB-1407 window:
- a CDS encoding type IIL restriction-modification enzyme MmeI, with protein GVAQSIEWGQFLHSKSLPSSVKAGLRSTQLSNYGSPYARDYPDCLAIVEQKVKPDRIVNKYSKSAREKWWLYERARPELNAAITGLTRMFVIPRVSKFFTVSVSSTNVVASEATVVIASESFADFALLQSLFHQLWTFSYQSSLETRGRYTPSDCFETFPFPTPDPSDLSTQFPTLNAIGETYYTHRQAVMRNRQEGLTKTYNRFHDPNETANDIQKLRELHIEMDREVANAYGWQDLDLGHDFHTTKQGIRFTISETARREVLDRLLELNHQRYAEEVAQGLHDKKKAKGKGQKAKGKAQPSKVDSEKPMQGSLF; from the coding sequence CGGCGTGGCTCAGTCCATCGAGTGGGGGCAATTCCTTCATAGCAAAAGCTTACCATCTTCTGTCAAAGCTGGGCTCAGGTCAACCCAGTTGAGCAATTACGGATCACCTTATGCGAGAGATTATCCTGACTGCTTAGCGATTGTAGAGCAAAAAGTTAAACCTGACAGAATAGTTAACAAATACAGCAAATCCGCTCGTGAAAAATGGTGGCTCTATGAGAGAGCACGACCAGAGCTAAATGCAGCAATTACGGGTTTAACACGAATGTTTGTTATTCCTCGTGTTAGCAAGTTTTTTACCGTCTCAGTTTCTTCTACAAACGTTGTTGCAAGTGAGGCAACAGTAGTAATTGCCTCAGAATCATTTGCAGATTTCGCACTACTTCAATCCTTATTTCACCAACTGTGGACATTTTCATATCAAAGCAGCCTTGAAACACGAGGTAGATATACACCTTCTGACTGCTTTGAAACTTTTCCCTTCCCCACACCCGATCCCTCAGACCTCAGCACCCAATTCCCAACCCTCAACGCGATTGGCGAAACCTACTACACCCATCGTCAGGCAGTCATGCGTAATCGGCAGGAAGGGCTGACTAAAACCTACAACCGCTTCCATGATCCCAATGAGACAGCAAATGATATTCAGAAATTGCGAGAGTTGCACATTGAGATGGATCGGGAGGTAGCAAACGCCTACGGCTGGCAAGACCTCGACTTAGGGCACGATTTCCACACCACTAAACAAGGCATCCGCTTCACCATCAGCGAAACGGCAAGACGCGAAGTGCTCGATCGGTTGTTGGAGTTGAATCATCAACGGTATGCCGAGGAGGTTGCCCAGGGTTTGCACGATAAGAAAAAGGCAAAGGGCAAAGGGCAGAAGGCAAAGGGCAAAGCTCAACCGTCTAAAGTAGACTCAGAGAAACCAATGCAAGGTAGCTTATTTTAA
- a CDS encoding HipA-like protein: MSYQFPIFEVPVDAAEAEEAMGSRFKFWFKHPEFGNCLFKQTRSNTGEDWTEKIAAELAQLLGLPHATYELAVWRGQNGVISPNFLLENTALIHGNDILAGLASNYPRDQGYRLSQHTVSIVCAALKRPGLQLPLGWVSPPGITEAISTFVGYLLLDAWIGNGDRHHENWGFVVRLPEGIPHLAPTYDHASCLGRELLDAKRQEKLQQQTVKQYTEKSRSAFYQQQGDRRPMLTFDVFVAIARQYPRSAKIWLNQLAKISLQEVKDLLQQVPGSRISPVALEFGYQMLEINRSRLLRLQKDLT, encoded by the coding sequence ATGAGCTACCAATTTCCGATCTTTGAGGTTCCAGTAGATGCTGCCGAAGCAGAAGAAGCAATGGGCAGTAGGTTCAAATTCTGGTTCAAGCATCCAGAATTTGGGAACTGTCTCTTTAAGCAAACCCGCTCCAATACAGGTGAAGACTGGACAGAAAAAATCGCGGCTGAACTGGCTCAATTATTAGGATTGCCTCACGCAACCTACGAACTGGCTGTATGGCGAGGACAAAATGGGGTAATCTCACCGAATTTCTTACTCGAAAATACTGCACTGATTCATGGCAATGATATTCTCGCTGGCTTGGCATCAAACTATCCCAGAGATCAAGGTTATCGCCTGTCCCAACATACAGTCTCCATTGTTTGTGCAGCCCTCAAAAGACCAGGCTTACAACTCCCGCTCGGCTGGGTTTCACCCCCAGGTATTACTGAAGCCATATCTACTTTTGTAGGCTACTTGCTCCTAGATGCTTGGATTGGCAATGGCGATCGCCATCACGAAAACTGGGGATTTGTAGTGCGCTTACCAGAGGGAATTCCCCATCTTGCTCCAACCTATGATCATGCGTCTTGCTTGGGACGGGAATTACTGGATGCCAAACGGCAAGAGAAACTACAGCAGCAAACCGTTAAACAGTACACTGAAAAATCCAGATCCGCTTTTTATCAGCAGCAGGGTGATAGACGACCAATGCTGACGTTTGATGTCTTTGTAGCGATCGCCCGTCAATATCCCCGATCAGCCAAGATATGGCTCAACCAATTAGCCAAAATCTCACTACAAGAGGTGAAAGACCTCCTTCAGCAAGTCCCAGGCAGTCGAATCTCTCCAGTTGCTCTAGAATTTGGATACCAAATGCTCGAAATTAATAGAAGCAGGCTATTGCGCTTACAAAAGGACTTAACTTGA
- a CDS encoding HIRAN domain-containing protein, whose protein sequence is MKTLFLAWQDPTSRTWFPVGKLTYEEGLYQFSYLQGAIEAKEKANFQPLWSFPEFYHTYTSAELFPLFANRLLRPSRPDYKDFVQWLNIPEQQDDPIALLARSGGRRKTDSFEVFPCPERDEQGNYHIHFFAHGLRHFPDSIQQYVQSLQPEAPLLVTHDLQNPVDSRALILRTEDLHFVGYCPRYLTQDVFELISHFPKQVSVTVERVNPPPTPLQFRLLCSLTATWSEDFQPFSSPIYQPLAEENFEAIA, encoded by the coding sequence TTGAAAACCCTATTTCTAGCTTGGCAAGACCCTACCTCCCGAACCTGGTTTCCAGTCGGGAAGCTGACCTATGAAGAAGGTCTGTATCAATTCAGCTATCTTCAGGGAGCAATCGAAGCCAAAGAAAAGGCAAACTTTCAGCCTCTCTGGTCATTTCCTGAGTTCTACCATACTTATACTTCTGCCGAACTTTTTCCTCTTTTTGCTAACCGCCTTCTACGTCCTTCCCGTCCCGACTACAAAGATTTTGTACAGTGGCTTAATATTCCCGAACAACAAGACGACCCAATTGCGCTTCTAGCCCGCAGTGGAGGCAGACGTAAGACTGATAGCTTCGAAGTTTTTCCCTGCCCAGAGCGAGATGAGCAAGGTAATTATCACATCCATTTCTTTGCCCACGGACTGCGACACTTCCCCGACTCTATTCAGCAGTACGTCCAGTCTCTTCAGCCCGAAGCTCCATTACTCGTAACCCATGACCTTCAAAACCCAGTTGATTCACGTGCCCTAATCCTAAGAACCGAGGATCTACACTTTGTTGGTTACTGCCCTCGTTACCTCACCCAAGATGTCTTTGAACTCATCTCCCATTTCCCTAAACAAGTTAGCGTAACTGTAGAGCGCGTAAATCCTCCGCCAACACCGCTCCAATTCCGTTTGCTATGTAGTTTGACTGCTACTTGGTCAGAAGATTTTCAGCCCTTTTCCAGTCCCATTTATCAACCGTTAGCAGAAGAAAATTTTGAGGCGATCGCCTGA